One genomic region from Equus asinus isolate D_3611 breed Donkey chromosome 10, EquAss-T2T_v2, whole genome shotgun sequence encodes:
- the LOC106845296 gene encoding histo-blood group ABO system transferase 2-like isoform X4, protein MELRDFWGKSSKSWLFLILLFIASFGFYSNVFNWIPRWRQREVSQSCEAHDLQGKRESPPLSKGDCCPDTCRVPRVPRMLYPKAHVLQPTRVDVLLMTPWFAPIIWDGTYDSAILDAQFRNTTIGLTVFAIKKYVVFLKLFLETAEKYFMVGHRVIYYILTDRPADVPQIPLQEGRRVVILKVRNYTRWQDVSLHRMEMISNFSQQRFLHEVDYLVCVDVDMKFSDHVGVEILSSLFGTLHPGFYASDRQRFTYERRPLSQAYIPEDEGDFYYAGGFFGGSVAEVYRLTTACHQAMVVDKANGIEAVWHDESHLNKYLLYHKPTKVLSPEYVWDERMLRKPPYLRRLRYVAVPKNHAQIRSR, encoded by the exons ACTTCTGGGGAAAGAGCAGCAAGTCCTGGCTGTTCCTGATCCTGctcttcattgcaagttttggctTCTACAG CAATGTTTTCAACTGGATTcccagatggaggcagagagaagtgtCTCAAAG CTGTGAGGCCCACGACCTGCAGGGCAAACGGGAGAGCCCGCCACTGAG CAAAGGGGACTGCTGCCCAGACACCTGCCGAGTGCCAAGAGTGCCCAG GATGCTCTACCCCAAGGCCCATGTCCTCCAGCCCAC GAGGGTGGACGTGCTCCTCATGACTCCCTGGTTTGCTCCCATCATCTGGGACGGGACCTATGACTCTGCCATCCTGGACGCGCAATTCAGAAACACCACCATCGGGCTGACCGTGTTTGCCATTAAAAA ATACGTGGTCTTCCTGAAGCTGTTCCTGGAGACGGCAGAGAAGTACTTCATGGTGGGTCACAGGGTCATCTACTACATCTTAACCGACCGGCCGGCGGACGTGCCCCAGATCCCCCTCCAGGAAGGAAGGCGAGTGGTGATCCTCAAGGTCCGAAACTACACGCGCTGGCAGGACGTGAGCTTGCACCGCATGGAGATGATCAGCAACTTCTCCCAGCAGCGCTTCCTCCATGAGGTCGATTACCTCGTGTGCGTGGACGTCGACATGAAGTTCAGCGACCACGTGGGTGTGGAGATCCTGTCCTCTCTCTTTGGCACCCTCCATCCCGGTTTCTATGCCAGCGATCGCCAGCGTTTCACCTATGAACGCCGCCCATTGTCTCAGGCCTACATTCCGGAAGATGAGGGTGATTTTTACTATGCAGGAGGCTTTTTTGGGGGGTCAGTGGCAGAGGTTTACCGGCTCACCACGGCCTGTCACCAGGCAATGGTGGTCGACAAGGCCAATGGCATCGAGGCCGTGTGGCACGACGAGAGCCACCTGAACAAGTACCTGCTCTACCACAAGCCCACCAAGGTGCTGTCCCCAGAGTACGTGTGGGATGAGCGGATGCTGCGGAAACCGCCTTACCTTAGGAGACTGCGATACGTGGCTGTGCCCAAGAATCATGCACAAATTCGGAGCAGATGA
- the LOC106845296 gene encoding histo-blood group ABO system transferase 2-like isoform X2, producing MELRDFWGKSSKSWLFLILLFIASFGFYSNVFNWIPRWRQREVSQSCEAHDLQGKRESPPLSKGDCCPDTCRVPRVPRMLYPKAHVLQPTRVDVLLMTPWFAPIIWDGTYDSAILDAQFRNTTIGLTVFAIKNLGCRFFPFSTLNMTYHSLLACNVSAEKSAGRRMELPLYVVFLKLFLETAEKYFMVGHRVIYYILTDRPADVPQIPLQEGRRVVILKVRNYTRWQDVSLHRMEMISNFSQQRFLHEVDYLVCVDVDMKFSDHVGVEILSSLFGTLHPGFYASDRQRFTYERRPLSQAYIPEDEGDFYYAGGFFGGSVAEVYRLTTACHQAMVVDKANGIEAVWHDESHLNKYLLYHKPTKVLSPEYVWDERMLRKPPYLRRLRYVAVPKNHAQIRSR from the exons ACTTCTGGGGAAAGAGCAGCAAGTCCTGGCTGTTCCTGATCCTGctcttcattgcaagttttggctTCTACAG CAATGTTTTCAACTGGATTcccagatggaggcagagagaagtgtCTCAAAG CTGTGAGGCCCACGACCTGCAGGGCAAACGGGAGAGCCCGCCACTGAG CAAAGGGGACTGCTGCCCAGACACCTGCCGAGTGCCAAGAGTGCCCAG GATGCTCTACCCCAAGGCCCATGTCCTCCAGCCCAC GAGGGTGGACGTGCTCCTCATGACTCCCTGGTTTGCTCCCATCATCTGGGACGGGACCTATGACTCTGCCATCCTGGACGCGCAATTCAGAAACACCACCATCGGGCTGACCGTGTTTGCCATTAAAAA ccttggctgtaggttttttcctttcagcactttaaatatgacataccactcccttctagcctgtaatgtttctgctgagaagtcagctggaAGGCGTATGGAGTTGCCTCT ATACGTGGTCTTCCTGAAGCTGTTCCTGGAGACGGCAGAGAAGTACTTCATGGTGGGTCACAGGGTCATCTACTACATCTTAACCGACCGGCCGGCGGACGTGCCCCAGATCCCCCTCCAGGAAGGAAGGCGAGTGGTGATCCTCAAGGTCCGAAACTACACGCGCTGGCAGGACGTGAGCTTGCACCGCATGGAGATGATCAGCAACTTCTCCCAGCAGCGCTTCCTCCATGAGGTCGATTACCTCGTGTGCGTGGACGTCGACATGAAGTTCAGCGACCACGTGGGTGTGGAGATCCTGTCCTCTCTCTTTGGCACCCTCCATCCCGGTTTCTATGCCAGCGATCGCCAGCGTTTCACCTATGAACGCCGCCCATTGTCTCAGGCCTACATTCCGGAAGATGAGGGTGATTTTTACTATGCAGGAGGCTTTTTTGGGGGGTCAGTGGCAGAGGTTTACCGGCTCACCACGGCCTGTCACCAGGCAATGGTGGTCGACAAGGCCAATGGCATCGAGGCCGTGTGGCACGACGAGAGCCACCTGAACAAGTACCTGCTCTACCACAAGCCCACCAAGGTGCTGTCCCCAGAGTACGTGTGGGATGAGCGGATGCTGCGGAAACCGCCTTACCTTAGGAGACTGCGATACGTGGCTGTGCCCAAGAATCATGCACAAATTCGGAGCAGATGA
- the LOC106845296 gene encoding histo-blood group ABO system transferase 2-like isoform X1: protein MELRDFWGKSSKSWLFLILLFIASFGFYSNVFNWIPRWRQREVSQSSCEAHDLQGKRESPPLSKGDCCPDTCRVPRVPRMLYPKAHVLQPTRVDVLLMTPWFAPIIWDGTYDSAILDAQFRNTTIGLTVFAIKNLGCRFFPFSTLNMTYHSLLACNVSAEKSAGRRMELPLYVVFLKLFLETAEKYFMVGHRVIYYILTDRPADVPQIPLQEGRRVVILKVRNYTRWQDVSLHRMEMISNFSQQRFLHEVDYLVCVDVDMKFSDHVGVEILSSLFGTLHPGFYASDRQRFTYERRPLSQAYIPEDEGDFYYAGGFFGGSVAEVYRLTTACHQAMVVDKANGIEAVWHDESHLNKYLLYHKPTKVLSPEYVWDERMLRKPPYLRRLRYVAVPKNHAQIRSR, encoded by the exons ACTTCTGGGGAAAGAGCAGCAAGTCCTGGCTGTTCCTGATCCTGctcttcattgcaagttttggctTCTACAG CAATGTTTTCAACTGGATTcccagatggaggcagagagaagtgtCTCAAAG CAGCTGTGAGGCCCACGACCTGCAGGGCAAACGGGAGAGCCCGCCACTGAG CAAAGGGGACTGCTGCCCAGACACCTGCCGAGTGCCAAGAGTGCCCAG GATGCTCTACCCCAAGGCCCATGTCCTCCAGCCCAC GAGGGTGGACGTGCTCCTCATGACTCCCTGGTTTGCTCCCATCATCTGGGACGGGACCTATGACTCTGCCATCCTGGACGCGCAATTCAGAAACACCACCATCGGGCTGACCGTGTTTGCCATTAAAAA ccttggctgtaggttttttcctttcagcactttaaatatgacataccactcccttctagcctgtaatgtttctgctgagaagtcagctggaAGGCGTATGGAGTTGCCTCT ATACGTGGTCTTCCTGAAGCTGTTCCTGGAGACGGCAGAGAAGTACTTCATGGTGGGTCACAGGGTCATCTACTACATCTTAACCGACCGGCCGGCGGACGTGCCCCAGATCCCCCTCCAGGAAGGAAGGCGAGTGGTGATCCTCAAGGTCCGAAACTACACGCGCTGGCAGGACGTGAGCTTGCACCGCATGGAGATGATCAGCAACTTCTCCCAGCAGCGCTTCCTCCATGAGGTCGATTACCTCGTGTGCGTGGACGTCGACATGAAGTTCAGCGACCACGTGGGTGTGGAGATCCTGTCCTCTCTCTTTGGCACCCTCCATCCCGGTTTCTATGCCAGCGATCGCCAGCGTTTCACCTATGAACGCCGCCCATTGTCTCAGGCCTACATTCCGGAAGATGAGGGTGATTTTTACTATGCAGGAGGCTTTTTTGGGGGGTCAGTGGCAGAGGTTTACCGGCTCACCACGGCCTGTCACCAGGCAATGGTGGTCGACAAGGCCAATGGCATCGAGGCCGTGTGGCACGACGAGAGCCACCTGAACAAGTACCTGCTCTACCACAAGCCCACCAAGGTGCTGTCCCCAGAGTACGTGTGGGATGAGCGGATGCTGCGGAAACCGCCTTACCTTAGGAGACTGCGATACGTGGCTGTGCCCAAGAATCATGCACAAATTCGGAGCAGATGA
- the LOC106845296 gene encoding histo-blood group ABO system transferase 2-like isoform X3 — MELRDFWGKSSKSWLFLILLFIASFGFYSNVFNWIPRWRQREVSQSSCEAHDLQGKRESPPLSKGDCCPDTCRVPRVPRMLYPKAHVLQPTRVDVLLMTPWFAPIIWDGTYDSAILDAQFRNTTIGLTVFAIKKYVVFLKLFLETAEKYFMVGHRVIYYILTDRPADVPQIPLQEGRRVVILKVRNYTRWQDVSLHRMEMISNFSQQRFLHEVDYLVCVDVDMKFSDHVGVEILSSLFGTLHPGFYASDRQRFTYERRPLSQAYIPEDEGDFYYAGGFFGGSVAEVYRLTTACHQAMVVDKANGIEAVWHDESHLNKYLLYHKPTKVLSPEYVWDERMLRKPPYLRRLRYVAVPKNHAQIRSR; from the exons ACTTCTGGGGAAAGAGCAGCAAGTCCTGGCTGTTCCTGATCCTGctcttcattgcaagttttggctTCTACAG CAATGTTTTCAACTGGATTcccagatggaggcagagagaagtgtCTCAAAG CAGCTGTGAGGCCCACGACCTGCAGGGCAAACGGGAGAGCCCGCCACTGAG CAAAGGGGACTGCTGCCCAGACACCTGCCGAGTGCCAAGAGTGCCCAG GATGCTCTACCCCAAGGCCCATGTCCTCCAGCCCAC GAGGGTGGACGTGCTCCTCATGACTCCCTGGTTTGCTCCCATCATCTGGGACGGGACCTATGACTCTGCCATCCTGGACGCGCAATTCAGAAACACCACCATCGGGCTGACCGTGTTTGCCATTAAAAA ATACGTGGTCTTCCTGAAGCTGTTCCTGGAGACGGCAGAGAAGTACTTCATGGTGGGTCACAGGGTCATCTACTACATCTTAACCGACCGGCCGGCGGACGTGCCCCAGATCCCCCTCCAGGAAGGAAGGCGAGTGGTGATCCTCAAGGTCCGAAACTACACGCGCTGGCAGGACGTGAGCTTGCACCGCATGGAGATGATCAGCAACTTCTCCCAGCAGCGCTTCCTCCATGAGGTCGATTACCTCGTGTGCGTGGACGTCGACATGAAGTTCAGCGACCACGTGGGTGTGGAGATCCTGTCCTCTCTCTTTGGCACCCTCCATCCCGGTTTCTATGCCAGCGATCGCCAGCGTTTCACCTATGAACGCCGCCCATTGTCTCAGGCCTACATTCCGGAAGATGAGGGTGATTTTTACTATGCAGGAGGCTTTTTTGGGGGGTCAGTGGCAGAGGTTTACCGGCTCACCACGGCCTGTCACCAGGCAATGGTGGTCGACAAGGCCAATGGCATCGAGGCCGTGTGGCACGACGAGAGCCACCTGAACAAGTACCTGCTCTACCACAAGCCCACCAAGGTGCTGTCCCCAGAGTACGTGTGGGATGAGCGGATGCTGCGGAAACCGCCTTACCTTAGGAGACTGCGATACGTGGCTGTGCCCAAGAATCATGCACAAATTCGGAGCAGATGA